The following coding sequences lie in one Spea bombifrons isolate aSpeBom1 chromosome 5, aSpeBom1.2.pri, whole genome shotgun sequence genomic window:
- the INTS8 gene encoding integrator complex subunit 8, with translation MKPFISLPESHDKSDQMKKKNQGGDKGGAKKMSAEAADREAATSSRPCTPPQTSWFEFLLDEFLLESHLMKASPDPPPVQLIIQFLEQASKPTVNEQNQVQPPIDNKRNRTLKLLALKVAAYLKWDLDILEKSLSVPVLNMLLNELLCVSKVPPGTKHVDLDLASLPPTTTMAVMLYNRWAVRTIVQSSFPVKPVKQGPLQPSVMNQIQQEKELTENILKVLKEQLEDSMTVLEGGLKLKRDFYIHTMRTLDLLALEPGVVNGETENSTAGLKISCEEMQCQVCYDLGTGYFQQGPTNPSSYEKARDHFFNTKQLLSKIGMGSQLSIDEKRLAGYCQACGVLAPSKATVQQSTPYSLIHSYMKAANYQGVLKIFMEDNLTGTLPDQFRQSILRELFQKVQQGNEALSEICFKICACNTVRDTLKERPVNVQFYLLFMKPSKEKIDFLLEVFTRTFKFEQATESEKRAVASFLKNLCLGIEDLQFVFMISSHELFIKLLTDDERKMLVEQIRKRTSRVNLCTKPVTSFYDVPASGSVNIGQLEHQLILTMDPWRVRQILIELHGMTSDGQYWTVSCKWEVPSIYSGIILNIKDKLTRDLIYILLAKGLHCSAIKDFPHAKQLLSACLELVTEFSPKLRQVMLNEILLLDIYTHEAGSGNSGERPPPELISRVRGYLEMRIPDIPLRQIVAEECVAFMLNWRENEYLTLHVPSSLVQNNPYVKLGQLLAATCKELSGSDSRRTAKELWEVVVLICTVSNQHKRATDGRISLIKNRDSTMGIMFRSELISFIKKFREPLVLTTLMSLFVKLHNLREDIVNDITAEYISIWPCSILNLQSVDFDAVSVTLKELVNHSLTINSNNYSWLSIQADIYYAANEYSAALNYYLQAGAVCSDFFTKEVPLEIYSDQVIKRMIKCCSMLNCHTQVAILCQFLREVDYKTAFKALQEQNSHDGMDSYYEYIWDVTILEYLTHLHHKRGETDKRQIAIKAIGQPELNSSNPEEVLQLAAQRRKKTFLQAMAKLYF, from the exons ATGAAACCCTTTATTTCTTTGCCGGAGTCGCACG ATAAATCTGaccaaatgaaaaagaaaaaccaagGTGGTGATAAAGGAGGGGCAAAGAAGATGAGTGCAGAGGCTGCAGATCGCGAGGCAGCGACTTCAAGCCGGCCGTGCACCCCTCCACAAACGTCATGGTTTGAATTCTTGTTGGATGAATTCCTGTTGGAAAGCCACTTGATGAAAGCTTCTCCTG ATCCACCTCCCGTTCAACTGATCATTCAGTTTTTGGAGCAGGCATCCAAACCCACTGTGAATGAGCAGAATCAGGTCCAGCCTCCAATTGACAACAAAAGAAATCGCACTCTCAAACTGCTGGCTTTGAAGGTGGCTGCTTATTTAAAATGGGATCTTGATATTCTGGAAAAAAG TTTATCAGTCCCTGTCCTGAACATGCTGCTGAATGAGTTGCTGTGTGTGAGCAAAGTGCCTCCAGGAACAAAGCATGTGGATCTGGACCTCGCCAGCCTACCTCCAACCACTACTATGGCGGTTATGCTGTATAACAGATG GGCCGTCAGGACCATCGTTCAGAGCAGCTTCCCAGTAAAACCTGTTAAGCAAGGCCCTCTACAGCCTAGTGT AATGAATCAAATTCAACAAGAGAAGGAACTCACTGAAAACATTTTGAAAGTG CTAAAGGAGCAATTGGAGGATTCAATGACTGTGCTAGAAGGAGGTCTCAAACTTAAAAGAGACTTCTATATCCATACCATGAGGACCTTGGACTTGTTGGCTTTGGAGCCTGGTGTGGTCAATGGAGAGACTGAGAATTCAACAGCTGGCTTAAAAATCAGTTGTGAGGAAATGCAGTGCCAG gTTTGCTATGACCTTGGGACAGGTTATTTCCAACAAGGACCAACAAACCCTTCAAGTTACGAGAAAGCCAGagaccatttttttaatactaagcAACTTCTTTCAAag attggtATGGGGTCCCAGCTGTCCATAGATGAGAAGAGGTTAGCAGGATACTGCCAGGCTTGTGGAGTCCTCGCACCTTCAAAGGCAACTGTCCAGCAGTCAACACCCTACAGTCTGATCCACAGCTACATGAAAGCCGCTAATTACCAG GGCGTACTAAAGATTTTTATGGAAGATAACTTGACCGGCACTTTACCGGACCAGTTCAGACAGTCCATTTTAAGAGAGCTTTTCCAGAAAGTACAACAAGG GAACGAGGCTCTATCAGAGATCTGTTTCAAAATCTGTGCCTGCAACACGGTTCGTGATACTCTTAAAGAGCGACCTGTCAATGTTCAGTTTTACCTGCTCTTCATGAAACCTAGTAAAGAGAAAATAGACTTCCTTCTCGAG GTATTTACTAGAACATTCAAATTTGAACAAGCCACGGAATCCGAGAAGAGGGCCGTCGCGTCATTTTTAAA GAACCTTTGTCTGGGCATTGAGGATCTGCAATTTGTTTTCATGATTTCTTCCCATGAGCTTTTTATAAAGCTGTTGACCGATGATGAGAGAAAGATGTTGGTGGAACAGATACGCAAGAGAACCTCACGGGTCAATCTTTGTACCAAGCCTGTGACCTCCTTCTATGACGTACCAG CCTCTGGAAGTGTGAACATTGGTCAGTTGGAACATCAACTCATCCTCACCATGGACCCCTGGAGAGTCCGACAGATCTTGATAGAGCTGCATGGCATGACGTCTGATGGCCAGTACTGGACAGTGTCCTGCAAG TGGGAAGTCCCGTCTATTTATAGCGGAATAATCCTGAATATAAAAGATAAACTGACGCGGGACCTCATTTATATCCTCTTGGCTAAAGGCTTACACTGTAGTGCAATCAAG GATTTCCCGCATGCCAAGCAGTTGCTGTCTGCCTGTCTGGAGCTGGTGACAGAGTTCTCCCCTAAGCTGCGGCAGGTCATGCTCAATGAGATCCTGCTGTTGGACATTTATACCCACGAGGCTGGATCCGGTAACTCTGGAGAGCGCCCTCCTCCGGAACTCATCAGCCGAGTACGCGGGTACCTAGAAATGAGGATTCCTG ACATTCCCCTCCGACAGATCGTGGCAGAAGAATGTGTTGCCTTTATGCTGAACTGGAGAGAAAATGAATACCTGACGCTGCATGTGCCGTCATCCCTTGTGCAGAATAATCCTTACGTAAAG CTGGGACAGCTATTGGCGGCCACATGCAAGGAGCTGTCTGGTTCGGATAGCCGGAGGACAGCTAAAGAACTATGGGAGGTGGTGGTGCTGATCTGCACGGTCTCCAACCAGCACAAGAGAGCCACTGATGGCAGGATTAGCCTGATCAAGAACAGAGATTCCACAATGGGTATCATGTTTCG GAGCGAGCTTATTTCTTTCATAAAGAAGTTCCGC GAACCGCTGGTTTTAACCACATTGATGTCCCTCTTTGTCAAGCTCCATAATCTCCGG GAGGATATCGTAAATGATATTACAGCGGAGTACATTTCCATCTGGCCATGCTCCATACTAAA CCTCCAGTCTGTAGACTTTGACGCCGTCTCGGTGACGTTGAAGGAACTGGTAAACCACTCTCTAACGATTAATTCAAACAACTACTCGTGGCTCAGTATCCAGGCAGATATATATTACG CCGCCAACGAGTATAGCGCTGCCTTAAACTATTATCTTCAGGCTGGGGCTGTCTGCTCGGATTTCTTTACTAAAGAAGTTCCACTCGAAATTTACTCGGATCAG GTGATAAAAAGGATGATAAAATGTTGCTCAATGCTGAACTGCCACACGCAA GTAGCGATACTGTGTCAGTTTCTCCGAGAAGTTGACTACAAAACCGCCTTTAAAGCCTTACAAGAACAGAACAG TCACGATGGGATGGATTCCTATTATGAATACATCTGGGATGTCACTATTTTGGAATACTTAACAC ATCTACACCACAAGAGAGGAGAGACGGATAAAAGACAGATTGCG
- the NDUFAF6 gene encoding NADH dehydrogenase (ubiquinone) complex I, assembly factor 6 produces the protein MAGRTLLRVRVPLNRWNTRGNSGQAAGYCLELVRKRDYEGFLCTLLLPPESQSSVFALRAFNVELSQVKDSVSQRDLGVMRMQFWRDAVDEIYSGNPPHHPVAAELSKAVQKHKLTKRWLARIIDEREKNLNDRPYRSLTELETYAENTQSSLLYLTLETLGVKDIHADHAASHIGKAQGIITCLRAVPYHSSRRQVFLPVDICMLHGASQEDFIRGNQEKNVKDVIFDIAGQAHVHLEHARSFKEKVQGRAFPAFSNTVALDIYLKKLRSADFDIFHPSLQRRNNLLPLYLYVRSWRKTY, from the exons ATGGCCGGGAGGACCTTGTTGCGGGTTCGGGTCCCGCTGAACAGGTGGAACACCAGGGGAAACAGCGGGCAGGCGGCCGGCTACTGCTTGGAGTTGGTCAG GAAACGTGACTATGAAGGATTTCTGTGCACGCTGTTGTTGCCTCCAGAATCTCAAAGTTCTGTTTTTGCTCTTCGGGCATTTAACGTGGAACTGTCCCAG GTGAAAGACTCGGTATCTCAGCGGGATCTCGGTGTGATGAGGATGCAGTTTTGGAGGGATGCTGTCGATGAGATATACAGCGGCAATCCTCCACACCACCCTGTGGCTGCTGAACTATCTAAG GCTGTACAGAAGCACAAGCTGACCAAAAGATGGCTTGCGAGGATTATCGATGAGAGA GAAAAGAATCTGAATGACCGCCCATATCGCAGCCTCACAGAGCTTGAAACCTACGCAGAGAACACCCAGAGCTCCTTGCTCTATCTCACTTTGGAAACTCTTG GCGTGAAAGATATTCATGCGGATCACGCGGCCAGTCACATCGGAAAGGCTCAGGGAATTATTACCTGCTTGAGAGCCGTACCTTATCATAGTAGCAGACGGCAGGTATTCCTTCCTGTTGACATATGCATGCTG caTGGTGCTTCGCAGGAGGATTTCATTCGAGGCAACCAGGAGAAGAATGTCAAAGATGTTATATTTGATATAGCTGGCCAAGCGCACGTCCACTTGGAacat GCTCGCTCATTCAAGGAGAAGGTTCAAGGAAGAGCTTTCCCCGCTTTCAGCAACACT GTTGCActtgatatttatttaaaaaagctcAGAAGCGCTGACTTTGATATTTTTCATCCAAGTCTACAGAGGAGAAACAATTTACTACCGTTATATTTGTATGTTCGATCTTGgagaaaaacatattaa